A genome region from Clostridium pasteurianum includes the following:
- a CDS encoding leucine-rich repeat protein, translating to MKKRKTKFMSLLIILISLFVNVNSITAVAVTSGVDANGFTWQSDDGVNYSITGYNGSDTNITIPSSIDGHTVTSIANNAFNGNNTTKYQTLTSVTIPDTVTSIGGFAFYYCSSLVSISIPNSVTSIGDSAFAYCMSLPNITLPTNLSSIGNSTFQDCKAFSSITIPSSVTSIGTYAFFECISLTNITIPSGVTYIGEGAFKDCKALTSAVMPDTVTSIGNYLFYNCQLLSNVKLSNNLTDTGSFIFYNCFSLTGVTLPSNLTNIGNSAFENCTALANIVIPEGVTRIGYRAFIMCKVLSNVTIPNTVKIIDFNAFAHCYAFTNIIIPDSVTSIGDYAFYYCTSLTEITIPQSVTNIGFLTFDSCNPAFIMKGFGGSYAQVYAGSNSIAFEELLAVKYTATFNSEGGSTVGSVQVDNNALISEPISPIKAGYIFGGWYKDISFNTLWDFTNDRVTDNVTLFAKWIDRVVTNITMNTSPTKTSYIQGQSLDVTGAKIVAAYNDGTNETVNVTPEMVSGYNANQAGIQTITVNYNGKVATFTVDVIAKVLTNITMNTSPTKTSYIQGQSLDVTGAKIVAAYNDGTNETVNVTSGMVSGYNANQVGTQIVTVNYNGKVATFTVNVIAKALTNITMNTPPTKTSYIQGQGLDVTGAKIVAAYNDGTNETVNVTPEMVSGYNANQAGTQTITVNYNGKITTFTVDVIAKALTNITMNTPPTKTSYIQGQSLDLTGAKIIAAYNDGTNETVNVTPEMVSGYNANQAGTQTITVNYNGKVATFTVNVVAKALTNVTMNTPPTKTSYIQGQSLDVTGAKIVATYNDGTTEIVNVTSEMVSGYNANQAGTQTITVNYNGKVATFTVNVIATYTVMFNSNGGTTVANKVVPYNDLVSAPANPTRVGYTFLAWYKESTFVTRWDFTIDKVTKDTTLYAKWAQNPVAPITITKSKPSATSAKINWNKVTGVSGYEVWRASSNASAYTYIATLTETSYTDTALTEGKTYYYRIRSYKIVDGIKVYSGYTNKIVFVKIQ from the coding sequence ATGAAAAAAAGAAAAACCAAATTTATGTCCTTGCTGATCATTTTGATAAGCTTATTTGTAAACGTTAATAGTATAACTGCTGTTGCAGTTACATCAGGTGTAGATGCAAATGGTTTTACGTGGCAGTCTGATGATGGGGTAAACTATTCAATAACAGGGTACAATGGTAGTGATACAAATATTACGATACCAAGTTCCATAGATGGTCATACGGTTACGAGTATAGCAAATAATGCGTTTAATGGAAATAATACTACTAAATATCAGACCTTAACCAGTGTAACAATTCCAGATACTGTTACAAGTATAGGTGGTTTTGCGTTTTATTATTGTTCGTCCCTCGTAAGTATATCAATACCAAATAGTGTAACGAGCATCGGAGACAGTGCTTTTGCATATTGTATGTCTCTTCCCAATATAACTCTTCCAACTAACCTTAGTAGTATAGGAAATTCTACTTTTCAGGATTGCAAAGCATTTTCGAGTATAACAATACCAAGCAGCGTAACGAGTATTGGAACTTATGCGTTTTTCGAGTGTATTTCCCTTACGAATATAACAATTCCTAGTGGTGTCACATACATTGGCGAAGGTGCCTTTAAGGATTGTAAGGCTCTTACATCTGCTGTAATGCCTGATACCGTAACAAGTATAGGAAACTATTTGTTTTATAATTGCCAACTTTTATCAAATGTAAAATTGTCAAATAATCTTACGGATACGGGCAGTTTTATATTCTACAATTGCTTCTCTCTTACAGGAGTTACGCTTCCAAGCAATCTTACAAATATCGGAAATAGTGCTTTTGAAAATTGTACAGCACTTGCAAATATAGTGATTCCTGAAGGCGTGACGAGAATTGGTTATCGAGCTTTCATTATGTGTAAAGTCCTTTCAAATGTTACGATTCCAAACACTGTTAAAATCATAGACTTTAATGCATTTGCTCATTGTTATGCTTTTACAAATATAATAATCCCAGATAGTGTTACAAGTATAGGAGATTATGCATTTTATTATTGTACATCTTTAACAGAAATAACTATTCCACAGAGTGTTACTAATATTGGCTTTTTAACCTTCGATAGTTGTAATCCGGCTTTTATAATGAAGGGCTTTGGAGGTTCTTACGCACAGGTATATGCAGGTAGTAACTCTATTGCGTTTGAGGAGCTACTGGCAGTAAAATATACAGCAACATTTAATTCTGAAGGTGGAAGTACTGTAGGGAGCGTTCAAGTAGATAATAATGCTTTAATATCAGAACCAATATCACCTATAAAGGCAGGATATATATTTGGTGGTTGGTATAAGGACATAAGCTTCAATACTTTATGGGATTTTACAAATGATAGAGTAACTGATAATGTAACGTTGTTTGCAAAATGGATAGACAGGGTTGTAACAAATATCACAATGAATACCTCACCAACAAAAACGAGTTATATCCAAGGGCAAAGTTTAGATGTAACAGGAGCTAAGATTGTAGCAGCATACAATGACGGAACAAATGAAACAGTAAATGTAACACCAGAAATGGTGAGTGGGTACAATGCAAATCAAGCAGGTATACAGACAATAACAGTGAACTACAATGGAAAAGTAGCAACATTTACGGTTGATGTGATAGCGAAAGTATTAACCAATATCACAATGAATACTTCACCAACAAAAACAAGTTATATCCAAGGGCAAAGTTTAGATGTAACAGGAGCTAAGATAGTAGCAGCATACAATGACGGAACAAATGAAACAGTAAATGTAACATCAGGAATGGTGAGTGGTTACAATGCAAATCAAGTAGGTACACAAATAGTAACAGTGAACTACAATGGAAAAGTAGCAACATTTACGGTTAATGTGATAGCAAAAGCATTAACCAATATCACAATGAATACCCCACCAACAAAAACAAGTTATATTCAAGGACAAGGACTAGATGTAACAGGAGCTAAGATCGTAGCAGCATACAATGACGGAACAAATGAAACAGTAAATGTAACACCAGAAATGGTAAGTGGCTACAATGCAAATCAGGCAGGAACGCAGACAATAACAGTGAACTACAATGGAAAGATAACAACATTTACGGTTGATGTGATAGCAAAAGCGTTAACCAATATCACAATGAATACACCACCAACAAAAACAAGTTATATTCAAGGACAAAGTTTAGATTTAACAGGAGCTAAGATCATAGCAGCATACAATGACGGAACAAATGAAACAGTAAATGTAACACCAGAAATGGTGAGCGGCTACAATGCAAATCAAGCAGGAACACAGACAATAACAGTGAACTACAATGGAAAAGTAGCAACATTTACGGTTAATGTGGTAGCGAAAGCGTTAACCAATGTCACAATGAATACTCCACCAACAAAAACAAGTTATATACAAGGGCAAAGTTTAGATGTAACAGGAGCTAAGATCGTAGCAACATACAATGATGGAACAACTGAAATAGTAAATGTAACATCAGAAATGGTGAGTGGCTACAATGCAAATCAAGCAGGAACACAGACAATAACAGTGAACTATAATGGAAAAGTAGCAACATTTACGGTTAATGTGATTGCAACCTACACGGTAATGTTTAATAGTAATGGTGGAACTACTGTAGCTAATAAAGTAGTGCCTTATAATGATTTAGTGTCTGCACCAGCAAATCCAACAAGAGTAGGATATACGTTCCTAGCATGGTATAAGGAGTCAACTTTTGTTACAAGGTGGGATTTTACAATAGACAAAGTTACTAAGGATACAACGTTATATGCAAAATGGGCTCAAAATCCGGTAGCACCAATTACAATAACAAAATCAAAGCCATCAGCAACAAGTGCTAAGATAAATTGGAACAAAGTAACTGGAGTAAGTGGGTATGAAGTATGGAGAGCTTCATCAAACGCAAGTGCATATACTTATATAGCTACATTAACAGAGACAAGTTATACTGATACAGCACTTACTGAGGGTAAAACTTATTATTATAGAATAAGATCATATAAAATTGTTGATGGCATAAAAGTTTATAGTGGATATACTAATAAAATAGTGTTTGTTAAAATTCAATAA
- a CDS encoding HXXEE domain-containing protein, which translates to MLTHIKCFLLKKASYLAVTLHMILLHMLMCIRFKGYVPGVISSVIFVLPSIWFLFKAEKILHYSVGSILFACLIAVILTVIIITTLHNLMGYLSKLIYKYSEVKK; encoded by the coding sequence ATGTTAACGCATATTAAATGTTTTCTTTTGAAAAAAGCATCTTACTTAGCAGTTACCTTACACATGATTCTTCTTCATATGCTTATGTGTATCCGCTTTAAAGGTTATGTACCAGGAGTCATTTCTTCAGTAATTTTTGTGCTACCGAGCATCTGGTTTCTATTCAAGGCAGAAAAGATACTGCATTATAGTGTAGGTTCAATTCTTTTTGCCTGCCTAATCGCAGTTATTTTAACTGTAATTATTATAACAACACTTCATAACCTTATGGGCTACCTGTCTAAATTAATATATAAATATTCAGAAGTAAAAAAATAA
- a CDS encoding VOC family protein, with protein sequence MKAQINLITIWTNDIDKMKNFYNQVLGFRIQNDLGNYVEFENDGARFAICMRDVMHVYSSEYRKGPIGQEFELAFPCENPNDVDESFKELIAKGAISVHEPQDMPWNQRTALFADPDGNIHEIFAEIMYSGS encoded by the coding sequence ATGAAAGCACAAATTAATCTTATTACGATTTGGACAAATGATATAGATAAAATGAAAAACTTCTATAATCAAGTCCTCGGATTTAGAATCCAAAATGATCTTGGTAATTATGTTGAATTTGAAAATGATGGAGCAAGGTTTGCTATTTGCATGAGAGATGTTATGCATGTGTATAGTAGCGAATATAGGAAAGGTCCAATTGGACAAGAATTTGAACTTGCTTTTCCATGTGAAAATCCTAATGATGTTGATGAATCGTTTAAGGAATTAATCGCTAAAGGAGCAATCTCTGTTCATGAACCACAAGATATGCCTTGGAATCAAAGAACAGCACTATTTGCTGACCCAGATGGGAATATACATGAAATTTTTGCAGAAATCATGTATAGTGGATCATAA
- a CDS encoding peptide deformylase, with product MIRPIVKDVLFLGQKSEEATKNDIAVVDDLIDTLRANLETCVGLAGNMIRAKKRILVFAVGSLIVPMINPVILKKEKPYETEESCLSLIGSRKTKRYEMIEVEYLDRNFKKQKQVFTGFTAQIIQHEMDHFEGIII from the coding sequence ATGATAAGACCGATTGTAAAAGATGTGTTATTTTTAGGACAAAAATCAGAAGAGGCAACTAAAAATGATATAGCAGTAGTTGATGATTTAATAGATACATTAAGAGCAAACCTAGAGACTTGTGTTGGACTCGCTGGTAATATGATTAGAGCAAAAAAGCGTATATTGGTATTTGCTGTAGGTAGTCTTATTGTGCCTATGATAAATCCGGTTATTTTAAAGAAAGAAAAACCTTATGAAACAGAAGAGAGTTGTTTATCTTTAATTGGATCTAGAAAAACAAAGAGATATGAAATGATAGAGGTGGAGTATCTTGATAGAAATTTTAAAAAGCAAAAGCAAGTGTTTACTGGATTTACAGCACAGATAATTCAACATGAAATGGATCATTTTGAAGGCATAATAATCTAA
- a CDS encoding response regulator transcription factor: MNKILIVEDDPKINKMLQTLLIKNKYTTAAAFSGTEALLLLEKESFDLILLDLMLPGLSGEEILTKINEEFQIPIICVSAKDDLDTKLGMIRDGADDYITKPFNNEELIVRIGAVLRRMNKGTSIDKTNIFTFKDLVLDSENHIVTINNEPIELTVKEYKILKLLISNPKKVFTKQNIFESVWSEEYILDERVVTVHVSNLRNKLKHGDTYIKTVWGIGYKMQDN; this comes from the coding sequence ATGAATAAGATATTAATCGTAGAAGATGATCCTAAAATTAATAAAATGCTACAAACCTTATTAATAAAAAATAAATATACAACGGCAGCTGCCTTTTCTGGTACAGAGGCTCTTTTATTACTAGAAAAGGAATCCTTTGATTTGATTTTATTGGACTTAATGTTACCAGGCTTAAGTGGTGAAGAAATTTTAACAAAAATTAATGAAGAGTTTCAAATTCCTATTATATGTGTATCTGCAAAAGATGATTTAGACACTAAACTTGGGATGATCCGGGACGGTGCAGATGATTATATAACAAAGCCATTTAATAATGAAGAATTAATTGTAAGGATAGGTGCAGTATTAAGAAGAATGAATAAGGGGACAAGCATAGATAAAACCAATATATTTACATTTAAAGATTTAGTTTTAGATAGTGAAAATCATATTGTAACTATCAATAATGAACCTATTGAACTTACAGTAAAAGAATATAAAATATTAAAATTACTAATTAGCAATCCTAAGAAAGTATTTACAAAACAGAATATATTTGAAAGTGTTTGGTCTGAAGAATATATTCTAGATGAAAGAGTGGTTACAGTGCATGTTAGTAATTTGCGCAATAAATTGAAACATGGTGATACATATATAAAAACAGTTTGGGGAATAGGATATAAAATGCAAGATAATTGA
- a CDS encoding ABC transporter ATP-binding protein has protein sequence MGLVLQTNCLTKKYGKQLAINKINMKVEKGDIYGLIGKNGAGKTTIMKIACGLIHQSQGDIQLFESSDVEKGRKRIGCIIEYPALYPYMTARENLIYYDKLLGIVDYSNVDEVLNLVGLSDTGKKKTKAFSLGMKQRLSIAISLLGNPDFLILDEPINGLDPYGIKEIRELLLRLNTENEITILISSHILGELAKIATKYGIINKGVLIDEFKASELNERCKKCLTVVVNDSEKAAYILKNNIKSSDFEVFNEGKICIYDFLDIPAKINKELIENGVLVSSIGLEGNDIEAYFVKMMGGNQ, from the coding sequence ATGGGATTAGTATTGCAAACTAATTGTTTGACTAAGAAATATGGAAAGCAATTAGCTATAAATAAGATTAATATGAAGGTTGAAAAAGGTGATATTTACGGGTTAATAGGTAAAAATGGTGCAGGAAAAACAACAATTATGAAAATTGCTTGTGGATTAATTCATCAAAGTCAGGGGGATATTCAATTATTTGAAAGTAGCGATGTAGAAAAAGGAAGAAAAAGAATTGGATGTATTATTGAATATCCAGCATTGTACCCTTATATGACAGCAAGAGAAAACTTGATTTATTACGATAAGCTGCTTGGCATTGTAGACTATAGTAATGTAGATGAGGTTTTAAATCTAGTTGGCTTGAGTGATACAGGAAAAAAGAAAACTAAAGCTTTTTCGCTTGGCATGAAACAGCGCTTATCCATTGCAATTTCCTTATTAGGTAATCCTGATTTTCTTATCTTAGATGAACCTATCAATGGATTAGATCCTTATGGTATTAAAGAAATTAGGGAACTGCTATTAAGACTAAATACTGAAAATGAAATTACCATTTTAATTTCTTCTCATATTTTAGGAGAACTTGCTAAGATTGCAACAAAATATGGAATTATAAATAAAGGAGTGCTTATCGATGAATTTAAAGCATCTGAATTGAATGAACGCTGCAAAAAATGTCTTACTGTAGTAGTGAATGATTCTGAAAAGGCAGCTTACATTTTAAAAAACAACATAAAAAGTTCAGATTTTGAAGTGTTTAATGAAGGAAAAATTTGCATTTATGATTTCCTGGATATACCTGCCAAGATTAATAAAGAATTGATTGAAAATGGCGTTCTAGTATCAAGTATTGGTTTAGAAGGAAATGATATAGAAGCGTATTTCGTGAAAATGATGGGAGGCAATCAATAA
- a CDS encoding ABC transporter permease, with amino-acid sequence MLNVISSEFYKIFKSKIFYAISIILLAMNCISLFLKKSTLVTSKLKGQMLVTGFSSYRESYNADFIFYIILIFVVCLITAEYANGSIRQMACHGIARWKLVLGQYIAMSSIITIILLSFGILNLLTDTIAFRLGEVPIAAFIRMNIGMICMFWGVSGVGTFLSYFIKSVSVTIIVSMLLVVSCNLMVNLLTLLTKNDVFTKYSLTNMRNTLINFNSKPEDVVKCSIIFVLIGITTLLGASLLFSKRDID; translated from the coding sequence ATGCTAAATGTAATTTCTAGTGAATTTTATAAGATATTTAAAAGTAAAATTTTTTATGCTATATCAATTATACTCCTAGCAATGAATTGTATTTCTTTATTTTTAAAGAAATCAACTCTTGTCACTTCTAAGCTAAAAGGACAAATGTTAGTAACAGGATTTTCTAGCTATCGAGAATCCTACAATGCAGATTTTATTTTCTATATTATCCTCATATTTGTGGTTTGTTTAATTACTGCTGAGTATGCAAATGGCAGCATACGTCAAATGGCCTGCCATGGAATTGCTAGATGGAAATTAGTTCTTGGACAGTATATAGCTATGTCTTCTATCATTACAATAATCTTATTGAGTTTTGGAATTTTAAATTTATTAACAGATACAATAGCCTTTCGATTAGGAGAAGTTCCTATAGCAGCATTTATTCGGATGAATATAGGAATGATTTGCATGTTTTGGGGTGTGTCGGGAGTTGGCACTTTTTTATCTTATTTTATAAAAAGTGTAAGCGTTACAATTATAGTTTCCATGTTATTAGTGGTGAGCTGCAACCTTATGGTAAATTTGCTTACTTTATTAACAAAAAACGATGTTTTTACAAAATACTCTCTTACAAATATGCGTAATACCCTAATTAATTTTAATTCAAAACCAGAAGATGTTGTGAAATGTTCAATCATATTTGTACTAATTGGGATAACTACACTTTTGGGAGCTAGTTTACTATTTTCAAAAAGAGATATTGATTAA
- a CDS encoding FtsX-like permease family protein: MGTFILIIYNAFLLSANIRIKELSILKSLGATPKQIKYSVIYKGFLLWIIQLPIGLIVGIE, from the coding sequence ATGGGCACATTTATTCTTATTATTTATAATGCATTTTTACTATCTGCTAATATCAGAATTAAGGAATTGAGTATTCTAAAAAGCTTAGGAGCAACTCCAAAACAAATTAAATATTCTGTAATTTATAAAGGATTTTTATTATGGATTATTCAATTACCAATTGGTTTGATTGTTGGTATAGAATGA
- a CDS encoding sensor histidine kinase → MNIKDTNELLTVVVKQRDIANLVNQLNNLIGDIRRSRIKIKRLNRNFRQSITNISHDLRTPLTTASGYVQMLQASAVDKEQQEYLAIVLERQNMVKILLEQLFEYVRIESGEIVYKHIPIDAKKIFMDILVMYYDDFYKKGQEPTVHLPEKPCMIQGDEQGVKRIFSNVLFNAIVHGKGEYCFEVQEVGRSYAFTFSNFSEPMTKDDLDYIFKRSYTKDKSRNKKTTGLGLTIAREITKRLNGTIEAFYNNGKFSIYILFPKV, encoded by the coding sequence ATGAATATAAAAGATACCAATGAGCTTTTGACGGTAGTAGTAAAGCAAAGAGATATTGCGAATTTGGTTAATCAACTCAATAATTTAATAGGAGATATAAGAAGGTCTCGTATAAAAATTAAAAGATTAAACAGAAATTTTAGACAGAGTATAACTAATATTTCTCATGATTTACGTACACCATTAACAACTGCTAGTGGGTATGTTCAAATGCTCCAGGCAAGTGCTGTAGATAAAGAACAACAGGAATATTTAGCAATAGTGCTGGAACGACAAAACATGGTTAAGATACTGCTGGAACAATTATTTGAATATGTACGTATAGAATCAGGAGAGATTGTTTATAAACATATACCTATAGATGCGAAAAAAATTTTTATGGATATACTTGTTATGTATTATGATGATTTTTATAAAAAAGGACAAGAGCCAACTGTTCATTTACCGGAAAAACCATGCATGATACAAGGAGACGAACAAGGAGTCAAAAGAATATTTTCAAATGTTCTATTTAATGCAATTGTACATGGTAAGGGAGAATATTGTTTTGAAGTCCAGGAAGTTGGTAGAAGCTATGCGTTTACTTTTTCTAATTTTAGTGAACCCATGACCAAAGATGATTTAGATTATATTTTTAAACGCTCTTATACAAAGGATAAATCCAGAAATAAAAAGACTACAGGATTAGGACTTACAATAGCCAGAGAAATTACAAAACGATTGAATGGAACAATAGAAGCTTTTTATAATAATGGTAAGTTCTCAATATATATTTTATTTCCTAAAGTTTAA
- a CDS encoding DUF1003 domain-containing protein, with protein sequence MESKYDYEEITKKILENREQFDGVEEELIHELIHGKISKDANDIDEKKLSFGDRVSDKVSSFVGSWPFIIVSVSMIIIWIIINVSYIIKPFDPFPFILLNLFLSCVAAIQAPIIMMSQNREGDKDRIKAKNDYKVNLKSEIIIEDLHFKMDEIIENQKTMMKKIAEMEKNK encoded by the coding sequence GTGGAGAGTAAATATGATTACGAGGAAATAACTAAAAAGATATTAGAAAATAGAGAGCAATTTGACGGCGTAGAGGAGGAACTCATACATGAATTAATACATGGTAAGATTTCTAAGGATGCTAACGACATAGATGAAAAAAAGCTGAGTTTTGGGGATAGAGTATCTGATAAGGTTTCTAGTTTTGTTGGAAGCTGGCCATTTATAATAGTATCAGTGTCAATGATTATAATTTGGATAATTATAAATGTATCATACATAATAAAGCCCTTTGATCCATTTCCATTTATTCTTTTAAATTTATTTTTGTCATGTGTTGCCGCAATACAGGCACCAATAATAATGATGTCCCAAAACAGAGAAGGAGATAAAGATAGAATAAAGGCTAAAAATGATTATAAAGTGAATTTGAAATCCGAGATAATTATAGAAGATTTGCATTTCAAAATGGACGAAATTATAGAAAATCAAAAAACTATGATGAAAAAAATTGCTGAAATGGAGAAAAACAAATAG
- a CDS encoding FtsX-like permease family protein, whose amino-acid sequence MNFKEISFKMFKQNIRRYILYMLCNSFSVIIFFLYITIYTNKDFNDPLKLDPMISSNIFGSTVILATFLAFFIVYSHNYFIKLRKKDFGVFMTIGMTDMDIGKIIIYENMIIAVISLVLGLFFGTLISSVFYAVVLKIIEVNITLSINLKSYIYTVAFFGTISMFSILKSCVIIGRCNIANLIKSAKKEDNNFLGRKGFAILGVICVALSIAIQGFIKSKTLIYVSIAVYVIGIYLIVSNLQCFIESFLKIRKNRCFKNMFFISNIRYKIGSSKNILFSITMLIAVVIFFASMIFTSSKEMKIYTLRYNPYDAAYAELYGKNQLSAKDLNNIVKSENTRISSLKSLEIIQDRMPVISDKNLNSTVGTNFKVNKGKFIYLYQIDKNDGYDHSSDNMDLKSCYINNNVYHCQGKIEKVIFNNVNLINNTYLIVNNDDYIRIKEAALQDSIGTIKLINFDEDWHKTQGIINKLTNKLNECNKNKSLSFKSKAEDMDRFKPSSKIDTYKLTQDSDSFLKFLFSFIFVLFFIASNLMFHFKLLMEYEYEKVKYNKVYKIGITEREISKNILKELGVMFLSPCVLAIGVYFLLLLRMDMNAFKYALMSGTGYTLLEVMICLIYGKKYVKKFI is encoded by the coding sequence ATGAATTTTAAAGAAATTTCATTTAAAATGTTTAAGCAAAATATAAGACGATACATATTATATATGTTGTGTAATAGCTTTTCAGTAATTATATTTTTCCTGTACATTACCATCTATACAAATAAGGATTTTAATGATCCACTTAAATTAGATCCTATGATATCCAGTAATATATTTGGATCAACGGTAATTCTAGCTACATTTTTAGCTTTTTTTATTGTCTATTCACATAATTATTTTATTAAACTTAGAAAAAAGGATTTTGGAGTTTTTATGACTATTGGAATGACTGACATGGATATAGGAAAGATTATTATATATGAAAATATGATTATTGCAGTGATTTCTCTAGTGTTAGGTTTATTCTTTGGAACATTAATATCAAGTGTGTTTTATGCTGTAGTGTTAAAAATAATCGAAGTAAATATAACACTTTCAATAAATTTAAAAAGTTATATATATACTGTAGCATTTTTTGGAACAATTAGTATGTTTTCAATCTTAAAGAGCTGTGTAATTATAGGAAGATGCAATATTGCAAATTTGATTAAGAGTGCAAAGAAGGAAGATAACAATTTTTTAGGTAGAAAAGGTTTTGCGATTTTAGGGGTAATATGTGTAGCTTTATCAATTGCTATTCAAGGTTTTATAAAGTCTAAGACGTTAATTTATGTAAGCATAGCGGTTTATGTTATAGGGATATATTTAATAGTATCTAATTTACAGTGTTTTATAGAAAGCTTTTTGAAAATACGTAAAAATAGGTGCTTCAAAAACATGTTTTTTATCAGTAATATAAGATATAAAATTGGAAGTTCAAAGAACATATTGTTTTCAATAACTATGCTTATTGCTGTAGTTATTTTCTTTGCTAGTATGATTTTTACAAGCTCAAAGGAAATGAAAATTTATACGTTAAGGTATAATCCATATGATGCTGCTTATGCTGAATTATATGGGAAGAATCAGCTTTCAGCAAAGGATTTAAATAATATAGTTAAAAGTGAAAATACAAGAATAAGTTCATTAAAAAGTTTGGAAATAATTCAAGATCGAATGCCCGTAATTTCTGATAAAAATTTAAATAGTACAGTTGGAACAAACTTTAAAGTGAATAAGGGAAAGTTTATATACCTATATCAGATAGATAAAAACGATGGTTATGATCACAGCAGTGATAATATGGATTTAAAAAGCTGCTATATAAATAATAACGTGTATCATTGTCAGGGAAAAATAGAAAAGGTAATATTTAATAATGTTAATTTGATAAACAATACATACCTAATAGTTAATAATGATGATTATATAAGAATAAAAGAAGCGGCACTTCAAGATAGTATAGGAACTATAAAACTAATTAATTTTGATGAGGACTGGCATAAGACACAAGGCATAATAAATAAGCTTACTAATAAATTAAATGAATGTAATAAAAATAAAAGTTTGAGTTTCAAGAGTAAAGCAGAAGATATGGATAGATTCAAACCTTCTTCAAAGATAGATACCTATAAACTTACGCAGGATTCGGACTCGTTTTTGAAATTTCTATTTAGTTTTATATTTGTGCTATTTTTTATAGCTTCAAATTTAATGTTTCATTTTAAACTTTTAATGGAGTATGAATATGAGAAAGTTAAATACAATAAGGTTTATAAAATTGGAATTACCGAAAGGGAAATCTCAAAAAATATTTTAAAAGAATTAGGTGTCATGTTCTTATCACCGTGTGTATTAGCAATAGGAGTATATTTTCTATTATTATTAAGAATGGATATGAATGCATTTAAATATGCTTTAATGTCAGGAACAGGTTATACGCTGCTGGAAGTAATGATTTGCTTGATTTATGGTAAAAAATATGTTAAAAAGTTTATATGA